A segment of the Aythya fuligula isolate bAytFul2 chromosome 27, bAytFul2.pri, whole genome shotgun sequence genome:
TTTtctccccgcgcccccctccATGCGCCCGCATTGCGCTCGCGGGGCTTTGTAGGGGCTGGGAGATGTGGTTAAGGGGTGGTTAAGGGATTACATCCTCCCCGCCGGCCGGCCGGGGCATTGTGAGAGGTAAAAGTAATTATGGGGAGAGGGCACGGcacgggctgggggctgcgggggggacAGACGGCCCCAAAATTGGGCTCTGTGCCGAGGTGATGCTGCTCCGGGGGGAATTTGGGCACGGGGATGTGCCAGGTGCCACCGTGGTGCTGTGTGGGGACACGCGGGATGTCCCCAAGCATCAGGGCACATGGTTTGGGGCACGGAGAGCTGGGTGCCCCCGTGCCAAGGGGAGCAAAGCCCCCGCTTGTGCTGGGGCcaggctggaaggaaaaaaaaaaaaactcaccgAGGCCGGGTCCGTCTAGACGCTGCTTTTATTTGCCTCGGGGCTTCCTCCGTTACACACACCTCAACTCCAAAGTCTAAGCGTTTAGGCCTAAAACCGACTCAAAGGAAACAGCAGAGCTcgtaaaaaacacacaactgataaaaaaaaaattaaatctaaaaGGTTTTTGCTGCCTGCATCCACAGGCACCTACGCACGGcccggtgctgctggcacccccCGGTGCCACCACGGTGGCCAGGAGAGGGGCACGGGGCTCCCCCCACAATAAATAACCCCGAGACCTCGTGGCCACGGGGTACAAGTGCTGGCCACCGGGTCTGGGTGCCCAGCACCCCTCCAAGAGCTTTTggggacggacagacagactgGCACGGTGCGGGACCCCAGGTCACCACGGTCACCTCGCAGGGTGACAGCCGGGTcacagccccggggctgggggtggcctcGGCatccccccagcagcaggatggggtCACAGACGTGGCTGGGGGCTCGGTGGCATGGGGAGAAgtccctaaaaaaaataaaaataaaggggggggcAGACACCCCAGCCAGAGAGGGTGATGGGCAGAGGCACGGGGCGGTGAATTTGGGGTGCCGCAGGGGGTCACCGCACCCACAGCCACCCGAGTACAAAAATAGAGCATCTTTACGCCAAAAATAGAGAGAAGTGGGGAGAAAACAGTGCTTGGGGGTGCGTGAGAAGGAGTGGAGTCCACACTGGaggccaggaggaggaagaggaggatgaggagggcgGCCGGGGCGCTACGTGGGGGTGTGGGTGCGCCGGGTGCGGCGCGTGGGCTCGTCCTCGCCCACGAACTCGAACTGCTTCTGCCGCTCGGCGTTGGGGAAGGGCAGCTGCCCCCGGTACAGCCGCTTGATGAAGTGGGCTTCCCGCTGGTTCTGGCGGCTGCGGGAGGCTCTGCGGGGCCGGCCCTTGCGGGTGAAGGCCATGTACCAGCCCTCGTAGCGGGCGTTGCGGAAGGCCGTGTAGTTGTTCTCCAGCACGATCTCGGTGAAGACGCAGTCTTTGCTCTTGCCGTTGGGCTGctcgaggggaaaaaaaaaaagaaaaaaaaataataaaaaaagggcCGTGAGctctggggatggaggggagaggggatAAGGCTGCCACCTCCCCGCCCGGACTCACTTTCCCCACCAGCTTGCCCCGTTTGCTCATGCAGATGTACTGCTCGCTCTCGGCTCCCTTGATGCGCACGCGGCTGCCGAAGGTGTCCGTCTCCACGATCAGCTTGGCTGTGAGGAGAAAAGCGCCAGGAGGTGTCCCGCCGGGGCTGCAAAGCACCTGCACCCCAAAaatccccatccccgtgcccGAGGGGACACCAAAAACCCTTTCTCCCCGTCCCCGTTTCGCTCCCCCCCCGTCCCTCAATCCCTCGCCACCCCTCGTGCCCGAGCCCCCCGGCACGGGGCACACCGCGGGCTGCTCCCCAGGACATGATGCTAGAAAAGGGCTTTTGTTAAAAGCCAGCAGAGGCAAACCGGGCGTTTGATGAAAGCCCCGTGGAGAGCAGCGGCCCCTTTCCAGCCCCCCCCATTTCATTGTCGGGGATTCAATGGGGTTTTCCAGCGCCAGACCGAGCCCAGCACCCGGCGGGTTAATTATCCTCATCCTCATTGTCTCCCCCCGAGGTGGCTGGGAGCCGACACCAAAACCCACAACCCCAACAGGTCCCGAGTGTAACCAGACAGGGAGAATTTAGGGAAAGCCCTGGGAAGGTGGCAGAGACCTGGCGGGGCTGCAACGGGGCTGGAGACCCCCATAAAACCCCCAGGGgatggtgctggggctggaggggctctgcctgctgccctccACCCATCAATATTTTAGGTGATCCATTTATTTGCCACAAGATAGCTATAAAcctgatatttcatttttttgctgcaTGATATTGGCCAGAAACGCATGGATTTGGAAGTTTTGAGGTCAGAACCAGACAATTTGGAGCCGCGCTCCTATAGGAGCCCTTTTTGGGGTTATAaaaccagcacccagctgcagcacccacctCCCCGGCCCTTCCCCGACACCCCACAAGCGCTTCTGTCCCCGGACAGGCGCCCACCTTGCCCCCAAATCACCCCggggggggctggcagcgggctCCTTACCGAATTTGTTGCCGTCCTCGGCGGTGGCGGTGATGCGCTTGCCGGTGACCTGCACGTGCTTGCCGCTGGTCCGGCTGTAGAGCTGGTACTCCCTGACCTGCCGCCGGCTCAGCTGGTCGCTCACGGCCCCCTGGTCCCTCACGTACTGGTTAAAATTAGGAGACGGGTGATTCTCCCCCTTTGTTTACgatacaaagggaaaaaaaataaaatcaatttgtttCGGACAGCCCACGGCAAGGGGATGGAGAAGAGGGGGGGACCTGGTGGGAGCGCTGGCGGCACGGGGTGAGCCCGCTGTGGCCTGTTTGGGGGTCTTGcgggcagctccagcctggaTGGGGTTTTTTGGGGGTGCTGAGACCCCCGagaaggtgctgcaggagcagggagaggcagggagctcTCCTGGCACCCGCACAAGGAGGACGCGGGGAGGACGCTCTCCACGGTGCACAGCCTGCATCGGGGATGGGAACAagctcctggctgtgtcctgACCCTACAGGCACCCACCGACCCCTCCGCCCCATGGAGCACCCCGGAGGGTGCTGAGGATGGGTTTGGATGCAGGTACAGCGCTCAGCCCCCAGAGCAAAGCGCCCCAGGACCGTCCACATGTTCCAGAAGCTAGGGGCTGAGCTGTTCCCACAGTGCCGGGGGGATAAAACGCAGCGTGGACCCCAAATGGGATCACGGTTTGTGCCTATGGGGTGGCATAACCCCCCCCAAATAAAGGGTTATTGGATATAAATGGGGCACAGCCACGCGTTTTGGGGTGCTGCCCGCTCTGTGAGCGCACCCAGGACCCAGCTCCGCACCCCGCACTCAGCGGGACCGTGGGGGCTCTTCTGACCCCCCCCAGGCCAGACAGGACCCCCGGCTCCCCACCACCTTCGTGGGCACCTCGGGGGCTCATTTCCCACCGGGATccactttaaaaacactttgggGGTGGccggggaggtggtggtgaGCTGGGGGGGGCCCCTCTCCATCAAAGgcgcttcccttcccttcccctctcgttttcaaagaaataaaagctgttaccttggggaaaaaaataaaaaggggggaaaaaaaataaaaagggaggaaaaaaaataaaaaggaaggaaaaaaaaggtcccGAGCGCGTATTTAAGGCTGCCGGGGGGTGGTTTtgttggggctggggagcagagggtgcTGATATGGAACAGTGCATTTTAATAGCCGCGGCCCTTCAGAAGCGCACAAAAAGGGACGGCGCAGCCcgggagggggaaagggggagaaggggaggggggcaccgagccttgtcccccccccccagcaccccgttAACCCCCTCTGATGGCATCGAGGGCAGAATCCGGCCTGGGGGGCAAGAAATGCACCCCCTGAACAAGGGGGGGCTCCCCAATGGGCTCGccttggggacatggggaagGCGCCGGGCACCCATGGGTGACCCAACCCCGTGGGCACCCTCCAGCATCActgccctgccccggggctggccCCTGCCACCCACCCGTGAGGAAAATCCCCAAAACgaacaaaattaattaacaGCCAAATTAATTAACAGCATCCCAAGTCATGGCCGGGAGGGACCCAGGGGCGAGCCAGGCTGCGACGGGGTTTTTGGGGGAGAGGCTGCTCGGCGACCTACCTGGGTCTGACAGGAGAACATCAGGAGCTGGAAGCATCTGCGGCGgggagaaaagaggggaaaaaaaagaaaaaagggagaggagcaggggctcGCTCGGGGTTTTTGGAGGCGAAATTTCGAAATTTTTGCCGGGTGAAACCAACCCCGAGGCACCCGGAGCGCGCCGCTTACATGGAGAGGTTCTGCAGGCGGAGGGGCTGCATGGTGCTGgccaaaccccccccccccccccaggggtgAGGGCATGAAaggaaggcagggagctgagctgccacCCTCAAATCTCACCACGACCCCGCCGGGGGGGTGCCCGTGGCCCCCTCCTCCTCGCTCGGGTGCCCCCCGAGACCCTGCCCAGGCGCGGGGTTGGGGGCACGGGGCTCAGCTCCTCGCCTCGTCCCACCCCATCAGCTTCCCATTtggggggcagctcctgcctcgCTGGCATCTGCTgtggggggggctgtgggggggctGATAATAGGGGAAAAGGGCTGGGCTCCCCCCTTtttccgcccccccccctctccaGCCCCAAAAAGCAGGGCGGCACCCGGAGCCGTGCGCCCCCCgcgcagcccctgctcccctctcctggAGGGTTTTAAAGGTGGGGGGGGGCCGTGGAGAGGGGCTGAGCCTCCCctgggggggtcggggggggctaagagggaaggaggatgggggctgggggggggggggagagaggaggaggaggaagaggaggaggaggaggaggaagggggaggctGAGCGGGGCTCGGGGTGTCCGAGCCccatggggaaggggaggagatggagaggaggggggggtggggggggtgatTTTGGGGCATTAAATAGGGTCTGGGGGTGGGAAGAGCCCCCCCCAGCTCAGCCAggcctgggggggggcgggacagggaaggagggggggggggatgcgcTCACCTTTAGGATGCTTTTTGGCACCCGGCTTCCCAAAAGGTGCCCCCCTCGGGGAAAAAATCACCGCGAGGGGTTTTCAACCAGCTGGTTCCACACCGGGGGGGCCCtccgagcccccccccagccccaaatcccacccTATGGAAGGGCTGGATGAgattttcccccccccaaatgcCTGTGGGGTCGGGTATCGGGTCCCTACAGGGGGCAGGGgatgcgccccccccccctccacgcTCCATTTGCTGTGCCGAGGGGGTGCCAAGTGCCAATAAACaccccctgggggggggggtcacacACCAAAAGGGGGGGGTCCTGTAGGAACtgctccccccgccccctcctgcctcagtttccccaaagagcaggggcagcaccgcagaggggttttggggggggctCAATTAGCGCTAATGACCCCaattaaccccccccccccccggtgttTTCTCACCTCCCAGGCCAGGTCAATGGGTTCCAATCCCCCCCCCGCTGCTCAATAATCCCCCTTTGTCCCCATTCACCCGGCTTttggtgccccccccccaccccaaaaggGACCCCCAGGTTGTGGGGAAGGACCCTATTGGGGTATGGGGGTGGGGGACACAgccccacaaccccccccccatcccagcACGGAGAGCCAGGGCTGCAAAACCAcatcctttattattatttttttttgggggggggcaccaAAATCAGAAGGTTTCCAGCCTCTCCTGCGCCAAACCCTgcaaaaaaaaggggaaaaaaattaaaaacgggcgccccccccccctccgggAACCACCTGAGCCCCCCCAAATGGGACTGGGGGGGGCACACAGGggtccccaaaccccccccccccttaccTGGGGTCACTTCTTCGCCGCTGCCTTTTTGCCCCGGCCGCCTCCTCGCCCCTAtaggggatggggaaggggctgagtgtgggggggggagcccccagccccccccccccatttttggggtttttcagcccccccccccagggttGGCCACCCCCTTACCTTGCTGGGagggggctcctggggggcGGCGCTGTTCCTGCTCGGGGGAAacgaggtggggggggggctgcggtgAGGGGTCCGTGCCCCCCACCCTattacccccccccccaaaccccataCTCACTGCTCGTCCTCCTtctccagcctcctcttctaggggagaaaaaaatgggaacatggacagcggggctggggggggggctcacaGACCCCAAAACTCCCCCCCctccaagaaaaaaaggggaaattgTGCGATTTTGGGGTCCCCCCTGAGGTTTTGGGGCCCCCCCCTTGCCCATATCTTGGGGGGGGGCTCACAGACCCCAAAACTTTCTTCCCCCTTcaataaaaaaggggaaatcGTGCAATTTTAGGGTcacagcgccccccccccctaaaGTTTTGGGGCCCCCCCGTACCTTGGCGGCGTTGCCCCTTTTGGCACCTTGGGGCTTGGGGGGctcctcctcttcatcaccttcctcctcctcctcctcctcctcctcttcctcccaggaCAGGTCGGGCATCACTGGGGGAGAgccggggctgcagcacccatgggtggggttttttgggttgtttttttttttttttggggtggggggcactTACGGGAGATGTGCTGCCCGCTGATGTAGACGGGGCCGGACCCCGCGC
Coding sequences within it:
- the FGF17 gene encoding fibroblast growth factor 17; protein product: MQPLRLQNLSIPCSSPFFLFFPLFSPRRRCFQLLMFSCQTQGENHPSPNFNQYVRDQGAVSDQLSRRQVREYQLYSRTSGKHVQVTGKRITATAEDGNKFAKLIVETDTFGSRVRIKGAESEQYICMSKRGKLVGKPNGKSKDCVFTEIVLENNYTAFRNARYEGWYMAFTRKGRPRRASRSRQNQREAHFIKRLYRGQLPFPNAERQKQFEFVGEDEPTRRTRRTHTPT